The following coding sequences are from one Pseudomonas oryzae window:
- the nadD gene encoding nicotinate-nucleotide adenylyltransferase, whose translation MTQRIGLLGGTFDPIHIGHLRAALEVAELFALDELRLIPSARPPHRGTPQVGAQQRLDMARLAVEGVAPLTVDDRELWRDKPSWTIDTLESLRAELGGEVQLLLLVGWDAFCGLPTWHRWQELLDHCHIVVLQRPDADSEAPEALRDLQAARSVSDPQSLRGPAGQIAFVWQMPLAISATGIRERLAAGRSIRFLVPDAVLAYIHAHGLYRATPSTQE comes from the coding sequence ATGACCCAACGCATCGGTCTGCTCGGCGGCACCTTCGACCCCATCCATATCGGCCACCTGCGCGCCGCGCTCGAGGTGGCCGAACTGTTCGCCCTCGACGAGCTGCGCCTGATCCCCAGCGCGCGGCCGCCGCACCGCGGCACGCCGCAGGTCGGCGCGCAGCAGCGCCTGGACATGGCGCGCCTGGCGGTGGAGGGCGTGGCGCCGCTGACGGTCGACGACCGCGAGCTGTGGCGCGACAAGCCGTCGTGGACCATCGATACCCTGGAATCGCTGCGCGCCGAGCTGGGCGGCGAGGTCCAGCTGCTGCTGCTGGTCGGCTGGGACGCCTTCTGCGGCCTGCCGACCTGGCACCGCTGGCAGGAACTGCTCGACCACTGCCACATCGTCGTGCTGCAGCGCCCGGACGCCGACAGCGAGGCGCCGGAAGCGCTGCGCGACCTGCAGGCCGCGCGCAGCGTGAGCGACCCGCAGTCGCTCCGGGGCCCGGCCGGGCAGATCGCCTTCGTCTGGCAGATGCCGCTGGCGATCTCCGCCACCGGGATCCGCGAGCGTCTGGCCGCCGGCCGCTCGATCCGCTTCCTGGTGCCCGACGCGGTGCTGGCCTATATCCATGCGCACGGTCTGTACCGTGCCACCCCATCTACCCAAGAGTGA
- the mltB gene encoding lytic murein transglycosylase B translates to MHRLRAWARHGMGRIALAGLIGCAAPALAGDYQNSPQLDAFIGELVRDHGFAAPELQALFAGVERKQPILDAISRPAERVKPWKEYRPIFITDARIAQGVEFWSRHADALARAERDYGVPAQVIVAIIGVETFFGRNTGSWRVMDALATLGFDYPPRADFFRKELREFLLLSREQQVDPLAITGSYAGAMGLPQFMPSSFRAYAVDFDGDGHIDIWKNPVDAIGSVASYFHNHGWVAGDPVVTRARVSGVRFADGLTAGLEPVKSVADLRQLGWEPLDKVDENFAVTAFRLDGSQGDEFWMGLPNFYVITRYNRSVMYAMAVHQLSVALQQQRQEL, encoded by the coding sequence ATGCACAGACTGCGCGCGTGGGCGCGGCATGGCATGGGCCGGATCGCCCTGGCGGGGCTGATCGGCTGCGCCGCGCCGGCGCTGGCCGGCGACTACCAGAATTCGCCCCAGCTCGACGCCTTCATCGGCGAGCTGGTGCGTGACCACGGCTTCGCCGCGCCCGAACTGCAAGCGCTGTTCGCCGGCGTGGAGCGCAAGCAGCCGATCCTCGACGCCATCTCGCGGCCGGCCGAGCGGGTCAAGCCGTGGAAGGAGTACCGGCCGATCTTCATCACCGACGCGCGCATCGCCCAGGGCGTCGAGTTCTGGAGCCGCCACGCCGACGCACTGGCGCGTGCCGAGCGCGACTACGGCGTGCCGGCGCAGGTGATCGTGGCGATCATCGGTGTGGAGACCTTCTTCGGCCGCAACACCGGCAGCTGGCGGGTTATGGACGCGCTGGCGACCCTCGGCTTCGACTATCCGCCGCGCGCCGACTTCTTCCGCAAGGAGCTGCGCGAGTTCCTCCTGCTCAGCCGCGAGCAGCAGGTCGATCCGCTCGCCATCACCGGCTCCTACGCCGGCGCCATGGGCCTGCCGCAGTTCATGCCGAGCAGCTTCCGTGCCTACGCGGTCGACTTCGACGGCGATGGCCACATCGACATCTGGAAGAACCCGGTGGACGCCATCGGCAGCGTGGCCAGCTACTTCCACAACCACGGCTGGGTCGCCGGCGATCCGGTGGTGACCCGCGCGCGGGTTTCCGGCGTGCGCTTCGCCGACGGCCTCACCGCCGGTCTCGAGCCGGTCAAGTCGGTCGCCGACCTGCGCCAGCTCGGCTGGGAGCCGCTGGACAAGGTCGACGAGAACTTCGCGGTGACCGCCTTCCGCCTCGACGGCTCGCAGGGCGACGAGTTCTGGATGGGCCTGCCCAACTTCTACGTGATCACCCGCTACAACCGTAGCGTGATGTACGCCATGGCCGTGCATCAGCTCTCGGTCGCGCTGCAGCAGCAGCGCCAGGAGTTGTGA
- the mrdA gene encoding penicillin-binding protein 2, which produces MPQPIQLKDHERDARLVRSRAVVGAICVLLLTGVLVARMFYLQVIQYEHHSTLAENNRIHVQPLPPTRGLIYDRNGVIIADNRPSFSLSVTRERAGDWAKVLDTIVEVLELGEEERALFEKRLRQGRRPFEPVPVLFELTEEQIARVAVNQFRLPGVDVVAQLVRHYPQGEHFAHSVGYVGRINEQELKKLDPVDYSGTHHIGKTGAEKFYEDVLHGQVGYEEVETNARGRVLRVLKHTDPVPGKDIRLHLDLQLQEAAEAALAGRRGAVIAIEPATGGVLAMVSQPSFNPNLFVTGIGFKDYAALRDSIDRPLYNRVLRGLYPPGSTVKPQVALAGLDAGVVNSATRVYDPGFYQLPGNSHKYRNWNRSGDGWVDLNLALARSNDTYFYDLAIKLGIDRLHQYMSAFGLGQRVSLDLFEEAAGLMPSREWKRVNRRQGWFPGETVITGIGQGYMLTTPLQLAQATALIANRGKWVRPRLLKDADGLSAEQLMAAGLLEERDTPPDIVARNPRYWDQVTRGMIEVVHGARGTAHKIGLGSPYLIAGKSGTAQVVAIRQGEKYDRNKVRERHRDHALFVAFAPADDPKIAVAVMVENGESGSGVAGPVAKQVLDAWLLDEQGRLKPEFAPPQTAEVPRDQ; this is translated from the coding sequence ATGCCGCAGCCGATCCAGCTCAAGGACCACGAACGCGACGCCCGTCTGGTGCGTAGTCGCGCCGTCGTGGGCGCGATCTGCGTGCTGCTGCTCACCGGCGTGCTGGTGGCGCGGATGTTCTACCTGCAGGTGATCCAGTACGAGCACCACTCGACCCTGGCGGAGAACAACCGCATCCACGTGCAGCCGCTGCCGCCGACCCGCGGGCTGATCTACGACCGCAACGGGGTGATCATCGCCGACAACCGGCCGAGCTTCAGCCTCAGCGTGACCCGCGAGCGCGCCGGCGACTGGGCGAAGGTGCTCGACACCATCGTCGAGGTGCTCGAGCTGGGCGAGGAGGAGCGCGCGTTGTTCGAGAAGCGCCTGCGCCAGGGGCGCCGGCCGTTCGAACCGGTGCCGGTGCTGTTCGAGCTGACCGAGGAGCAGATCGCCCGCGTCGCGGTCAACCAGTTCCGCCTGCCCGGGGTCGACGTGGTCGCCCAGCTGGTGCGCCACTACCCGCAGGGCGAGCACTTCGCCCATTCGGTCGGCTACGTCGGGCGGATCAACGAGCAGGAGCTGAAGAAGCTCGATCCGGTGGACTACAGCGGCACCCACCACATCGGCAAGACCGGTGCGGAGAAGTTCTACGAGGACGTGCTGCACGGCCAGGTCGGCTACGAGGAGGTCGAGACCAACGCCCGCGGCCGCGTGCTGCGCGTGCTGAAGCACACCGACCCGGTGCCCGGCAAGGACATCCGCCTGCACCTCGATCTGCAGCTGCAGGAGGCCGCCGAGGCGGCGCTGGCCGGCCGTCGCGGCGCGGTGATCGCCATCGAGCCGGCCACCGGCGGCGTGCTGGCGATGGTCAGCCAGCCGAGCTTCAACCCCAACCTGTTCGTCACCGGCATCGGCTTCAAGGACTACGCGGCGCTGCGCGACTCCATCGACCGGCCGCTGTACAACCGCGTGCTGCGCGGCCTGTATCCGCCCGGCTCGACGGTCAAGCCGCAGGTGGCGCTGGCCGGCCTCGACGCCGGAGTGGTCAACTCGGCCACCCGGGTCTACGACCCCGGCTTCTACCAGCTGCCCGGCAACAGCCACAAGTACCGCAACTGGAACCGCAGCGGCGACGGCTGGGTCGACCTCAACCTGGCCCTGGCGCGCTCCAACGACACCTATTTCTACGACCTGGCGATCAAGCTCGGCATCGACCGCCTGCACCAGTACATGAGCGCCTTCGGCCTCGGCCAGCGGGTATCCCTCGACCTGTTCGAGGAAGCCGCCGGGCTGATGCCCTCGCGCGAGTGGAAGCGCGTCAACCGTCGCCAGGGCTGGTTCCCCGGCGAGACGGTGATCACCGGCATCGGCCAGGGCTACATGTTGACCACCCCGCTGCAACTGGCCCAGGCCACCGCGCTGATCGCCAACCGCGGCAAGTGGGTGCGCCCGCGGCTGCTCAAGGACGCCGACGGCCTGAGCGCCGAGCAGCTGATGGCCGCCGGCCTGCTCGAGGAGCGCGACACGCCGCCGGACATCGTCGCCAGGAATCCGCGCTACTGGGACCAGGTGACCCGCGGCATGATCGAGGTGGTGCACGGCGCCCGCGGCACCGCGCACAAGATCGGCCTCGGCTCGCCCTACCTGATCGCCGGCAAGAGCGGCACGGCGCAGGTGGTGGCGATCCGCCAGGGCGAGAAGTACGACCGCAACAAGGTGCGCGAGCGCCATCGCGACCACGCGCTGTTCGTCGCCTTCGCCCCGGCCGACGATCCGAAGATCGCCGTGGCGGTGATGGTGGAGAACGGCGAGTCCGGCTCGGGCGTGGCCGGCCCGGTGGCCAAGCAGGTGCTGGACGCCTGGCTGCTCGACGAGCAGGGTCGCCTGAAGCCCGAGTTCGCTCCGCCGCAGACCGCCGAGGTGCCCCGTGACCAGTAA
- a CDS encoding septal ring lytic transglycosylase RlpA family protein, translating to MRGSALAPLALIAAGLLLASCTTSRPPVGEGGAISGPGNYARPHKDGEPWWDVDVSRIPDAVPMPHNGPVKATPYTVFGKPYYPIQDARNYRATGIASWYGTKFHGQATANGETYDLYGMTAAHKTLPLPSYVRVTNLDNGRSVVLRVNDRGPFYSDRIIDLSFAAAKKLGYAESGTARVKVEGIDPYQWWAQQGRPVPLTAPTSAYASNAKPLALPAPTEVRTVAQPPVAPIETWTPPVAQHAAAVSPGELAVKKNASAPAAGLYLQVGAFANPDAAELLKAKLIGVVGTAPVFISSVVRNQQVLHRVRLGPIDTQDEVLQLQDSVRLASLGQPKLVRPD from the coding sequence ATGAGAGGGAGCGCTCTCGCGCCGCTGGCGCTGATCGCCGCCGGCCTGCTGCTGGCCAGTTGCACCACCTCGCGCCCGCCGGTCGGCGAGGGCGGGGCGATCTCCGGGCCGGGCAACTACGCCCGGCCGCACAAGGACGGCGAACCCTGGTGGGACGTCGACGTGTCGCGCATCCCCGACGCCGTGCCGATGCCGCACAACGGCCCGGTCAAGGCGACCCCCTACACGGTGTTCGGCAAGCCCTACTACCCGATCCAGGACGCGCGCAACTACCGCGCCACCGGCATCGCCTCCTGGTACGGCACCAAGTTCCACGGCCAGGCCACCGCCAACGGCGAGACCTACGACCTGTACGGCATGACCGCGGCGCACAAGACCCTGCCGCTGCCCAGCTACGTGCGGGTGACCAACCTGGACAACGGCCGCAGCGTGGTCCTGCGGGTCAACGACCGCGGGCCGTTCTACTCCGACCGGATCATCGACCTGTCCTTCGCCGCGGCGAAGAAGCTCGGCTACGCCGAGAGCGGCACCGCGCGGGTCAAGGTCGAGGGCATCGACCCCTACCAGTGGTGGGCCCAGCAGGGCCGCCCGGTGCCGCTGACCGCGCCGACCAGCGCCTACGCCAGCAATGCCAAGCCGCTCGCCCTGCCGGCGCCGACCGAGGTGCGCACGGTGGCGCAGCCGCCGGTCGCGCCGATCGAGACCTGGACCCCGCCGGTGGCGCAGCATGCCGCCGCGGTGTCGCCCGGCGAGCTGGCGGTAAAAAAAAACGCTTCTGCACCAGCCGCTGGGCTGTATCTCCAGGTGGGCGCCTTCGCCAACCCGGACGCTGCGGAACTCCTCAAGGCCAAGCTGATCGGAGTGGTGGGGACTGCCCCGGTGTTTATCAGCTCGGTCGTGCGCAACCAGCAGGTGCTGCACCGGGTGCGCCTGGGGCCGATCGACACTCAGGATGAGGTCCTGCAGCTGCAGGACAGTGTACGCCTGGCCAGCCTCGGCCAGCCCAAGCTGGTGCGGCCGGATTGA
- the rodA gene encoding rod shape-determining protein RodA, whose product MRRRSSLLQRLHIDGPLLLLLVLLGVVGLFVLWSAGGKHWGLLIKQTTSFGIGLTAMCIIAQIEPRFMARWAPLAYAGGVLLLLGVEFFGYTAMGATRWINIPGVVRFQPSEFMKLIMPMTIAWYLSTRSLPPSFKHLAIALLLIGVPFALILKQPDLGTGMLILVSGAFVLFIAGLRWLWIIGAAAAAVPIAVGMWYFVLHDYQKQRVHTFLDPESDPLGTGWNIIQSKAAIGSGGVFGKGWLLGTQSHLDFLPESHTDFIIAVLSEEFGMVGVCLLLLVYLLVIARGLVITVQAQTLFGKLLAGSITLTFFIYVFVNIGMVSGLLPVVGVPLPFISYGGTSLVTLMSGFGILMSIHTHRKWIAQV is encoded by the coding sequence CTGCGCCGCCGCTCCAGCCTGCTGCAGCGCCTGCACATCGACGGCCCGCTGCTGCTGCTGCTGGTGCTGCTCGGCGTGGTCGGCCTGTTCGTGCTGTGGTCGGCCGGCGGCAAGCACTGGGGGCTGCTGATCAAGCAGACCACCTCGTTCGGCATCGGCCTCACCGCGATGTGCATCATCGCGCAGATCGAGCCGCGCTTCATGGCGCGCTGGGCGCCGCTGGCCTACGCCGGCGGCGTGCTGCTGCTGCTCGGCGTGGAATTCTTCGGCTACACGGCGATGGGGGCCACGCGCTGGATCAACATTCCCGGGGTGGTCCGCTTCCAGCCCTCGGAGTTCATGAAGCTGATCATGCCGATGACTATCGCCTGGTATCTGTCGACGCGCAGCCTGCCGCCCAGCTTCAAGCACCTGGCCATTGCCCTGCTGCTGATCGGCGTGCCCTTCGCGCTGATCCTCAAGCAGCCCGACCTCGGCACCGGGATGCTGATCCTGGTGTCCGGCGCCTTCGTGCTGTTCATCGCCGGCCTACGCTGGCTGTGGATCATCGGCGCGGCGGCGGCGGCGGTGCCGATCGCCGTGGGCATGTGGTACTTCGTGCTGCACGACTATCAGAAGCAGCGCGTGCACACCTTCCTCGATCCGGAGAGCGATCCGCTGGGCACCGGCTGGAACATCATCCAGTCCAAGGCGGCGATCGGCTCGGGCGGGGTGTTCGGCAAGGGCTGGTTGCTGGGCACCCAGTCGCACCTGGATTTTTTGCCGGAAAGTCATACGGACTTTATCATTGCCGTCCTCAGCGAGGAGTTCGGCATGGTCGGCGTCTGCCTGCTGCTGCTGGTCTACCTGCTGGTGATCGCCCGCGGCCTGGTGATCACCGTGCAGGCGCAGACCTTGTTCGGCAAGCTGCTGGCAGGCAGTATCACCCTGACCTTCTTCATCTACGTGTTCGTCAACATCGGCATGGTCAGCGGACTGCTGCCGGTGGTGGGGGTGCCCTTGCCCTTCATCAGTTACGGCGGAACCTCGCTGGTGACGCTGATGTCCGGCTTCGGAATTTTGATGTCGATCCACACCCATCGAAAGTGGATCGCCCAGGTTTGA
- the rlmH gene encoding 23S rRNA (pseudouridine(1915)-N(3))-methyltransferase RlmH, which yields MRIRLIAVGSRMPRWVEEGWQEYVKRLPPELTLELVEIPLNTRGKNADIARLIRQEGEAMLARVQPGERVVTLEVHGKPWSTEQLAAELDRWRLDARTVNLMVGGPEGLAPEVCARSEQRWSLSPLTLPHPLVRVLLGEQIYRAWTVLSGHPYHK from the coding sequence ATGCGCATCCGACTGATCGCCGTCGGCTCGCGGATGCCGCGCTGGGTCGAGGAGGGCTGGCAGGAGTACGTCAAGCGCCTGCCGCCCGAGCTGACCCTCGAGCTGGTGGAGATTCCGCTCAACACCCGCGGCAAGAACGCCGATATCGCCCGCCTGATCCGTCAGGAAGGCGAGGCGATGCTGGCGCGGGTGCAGCCCGGGGAACGCGTGGTCACCCTCGAGGTCCATGGCAAGCCGTGGAGCACCGAGCAGCTGGCCGCCGAGCTGGACCGCTGGCGCCTCGACGCGCGCACCGTCAACCTGATGGTCGGCGGCCCGGAAGGGCTGGCGCCGGAGGTGTGCGCGCGCAGCGAGCAGCGCTGGTCGCTGTCGCCGCTGACCCTGCCGCACCCGCTGGTGCGCGTGCTGCTCGGCGAGCAGATCTACCGCGCCTGGACCGTGCTGTCCGGCCACCCGTACCACAAGTAA
- the rsfS gene encoding ribosome silencing factor: MQAEQLVQVVIAALEELKGQDILTIDVREKTSITDFMVIATGSSSRHVKSLCDTVLEKTKEQGVRPIGSEGLDAGEWGLIDLGNVVVHVMQAATRQFYDLERLWQGAEQSRAQQAHE; this comes from the coding sequence ATGCAAGCCGAACAACTGGTCCAGGTGGTCATCGCCGCCCTGGAAGAACTGAAAGGTCAGGACATCCTCACCATCGACGTGCGCGAGAAGACCAGCATCACCGACTTCATGGTGATCGCCACCGGCAGCTCCAGCCGCCATGTCAAGTCGCTGTGCGACACCGTGCTGGAGAAGACCAAGGAGCAGGGCGTGCGGCCGATCGGCAGCGAAGGCCTGGACGCCGGCGAATGGGGTCTGATCGACCTCGGCAACGTGGTGGTGCACGTCATGCAGGCGGCCACCCGCCAGTTCTACGACCTCGAGCGCCTGTGGCAGGGCGCCGAGCAGAGCCGCGCCCAGCAGGCCCACGAGTAA